In Dysgonomonadaceae bacterium zrk40, one genomic interval encodes:
- a CDS encoding diphosphate--fructose-6-phosphate 1-phosphotransferase, producing the protein MTKSALQIARAAYEPKMPEGLKGNVNIQEGAATQSVRDQEEIAKLFPNTYGKPIVTFSGSAGKQGTVTPYNVGVILSGGQAPGGHNVIAGIFDGIKRLHQESKLYGFILGPGGLVDHKYKELSAEIIDEYRNTGGFDIIGSGRTKLETKEQFDKGLEILKELDIKALVIIGGDDSNTNACVLAEYYASINSGVQVIGCPKTIDGDLKNEQIETSFGFDTACKVYSELIGNIQRDCNSARKYWHFIKVMGRSASHIALECALQTHPNICIVSEEVEAKGWSLDQIIDDIATVIAKRAESGLNFGTVIIPEGLIEFIPAMKKLISELNDFLAHNQEEFDLVRRSGKRDYIISKLSHENAEIYASLPETVARQLTLDRDPHGNVQVSLIETEKLLAEMVKNRLSEWKKEGKYKGKFATITHFFGYEGRCAAPSNYDADYCYSLGYTASMLVAAGKTGYMSSVRNTTAAAAEWIAGGIPITMMMNMERRHGEMKPVIQKALVELEGEPFNYFVSQRDKWAIETDYVYPGPIQYFGPTEVCDQPSKTLQLEQKGCIVVQ; encoded by the coding sequence ATGACAAAAAGCGCTTTACAAATTGCGAGGGCCGCTTATGAGCCCAAGATGCCCGAAGGATTGAAGGGTAACGTGAATATTCAGGAGGGAGCAGCCACACAATCGGTGCGGGACCAGGAGGAGATAGCCAAGCTGTTTCCAAACACTTATGGGAAGCCGATTGTCACCTTCTCGGGGAGTGCCGGCAAACAAGGCACCGTCACACCATACAACGTGGGAGTAATACTCTCCGGCGGACAGGCGCCCGGCGGACACAACGTGATTGCCGGCATCTTCGACGGTATCAAAAGATTGCATCAGGAGAGTAAACTCTACGGGTTCATCCTGGGACCGGGCGGACTGGTAGACCACAAATACAAAGAGTTGAGCGCAGAAATCATCGACGAGTACCGTAACACCGGAGGTTTCGACATCATTGGCTCCGGACGCACCAAGCTGGAAACCAAGGAACAGTTCGACAAGGGGCTGGAGATCCTGAAGGAGCTGGACATCAAAGCACTGGTGATCATCGGTGGTGATGACTCCAATACCAACGCCTGCGTGCTGGCCGAATACTACGCATCCATAAACTCCGGTGTACAGGTCATCGGATGCCCCAAGACAATAGACGGTGACCTCAAGAATGAGCAGATAGAGACCTCCTTCGGTTTTGACACCGCCTGTAAAGTCTACTCGGAGCTGATTGGCAACATCCAGCGCGACTGCAACTCGGCACGCAAGTACTGGCATTTTATCAAGGTGATGGGACGCTCAGCCTCCCACATCGCACTCGAATGTGCGCTGCAAACACATCCCAACATCTGCATCGTCTCAGAGGAGGTAGAAGCAAAGGGATGGTCGCTCGACCAGATTATTGACGACATCGCAACGGTGATCGCCAAACGTGCAGAAAGTGGACTGAACTTCGGAACGGTGATCATCCCCGAGGGACTGATCGAGTTCATCCCCGCCATGAAGAAGCTGATCAGTGAATTGAACGACTTCCTGGCGCACAACCAGGAGGAGTTCGACCTGGTACGTCGCTCCGGTAAACGCGATTACATCATCAGCAAATTGTCACACGAAAACGCTGAAATCTATGCCAGTCTGCCCGAAACGGTGGCTCGCCAGCTCACCCTCGACCGTGACCCACACGGCAACGTGCAGGTGTCGCTTATCGAGACGGAGAAGCTCCTGGCAGAGATGGTAAAGAACAGGCTGAGTGAGTGGAAGAAAGAGGGCAAATACAAAGGTAAGTTTGCCACCATCACCCACTTCTTCGGCTACGAAGGTCGCTGTGCCGCCCCCTCCAACTATGATGCGGACTATTGTTACTCTCTTGGATACACCGCTTCGATGCTGGTTGCTGCCGGTAAGACAGGTTACATGTCATCGGTACGCAACACAACCGCCGCCGCTGCTGAGTGGATTGCCGGCGGGATACCCATCACCATGATGATGAATATGGAAAGACGTCACGGCGAAATGAAACCGGTCATACAGAAAGCTCTGGTAGAGCTCGAGGGTGAACCGTTCAACTACTTCGTAAGCCAGCGCGACAAGTGGGCCATTGAGACTGACTACGTATATCCCGGTCCGATACAATACTTTGGACCCACCGAGGTATGTGACCAACCCAGCAAAACCCTGCAGCTGGAACAAAAGGGATGTATCGTGGTGCAGTAA
- a CDS encoding IS982 family transposase, translating into MITTDKVIEIFCIADDFCAEYENEIQNHQLQAGGTTKRRNRKTQMSQSEIIAVMVCFHCGTFHNFKNYYLFYICKHMKSYFPNAVSYNRFVELQPRVIVPFMLLLKLFGFGECTGITYVDSTPIKVCHNKRIHSNKVFRDLAQRGKSTMGWFFGFKLHLVCNEKGELLNFSLTKGNVDDRNPDVINVLTKDLFGKLYADKGYISTKLFEMLFDQGVHLVTGIRSNMKNSLMSFRDKILLRKRSVIESINDELKNICQIEHSRHRSTHNFIMNIIAALVAYCFFPKKPSIKFEVEKSSQLTIWG; encoded by the coding sequence ATGATCACAACAGACAAAGTTATTGAAATATTTTGTATTGCCGACGATTTTTGTGCAGAATATGAGAATGAAATTCAGAATCATCAACTTCAAGCCGGGGGTACAACTAAAAGGAGAAACAGGAAAACGCAAATGTCCCAGAGCGAGATTATTGCCGTGATGGTCTGTTTCCACTGCGGAACCTTCCATAATTTCAAGAATTATTACCTGTTTTATATTTGCAAACACATGAAGAGCTATTTTCCAAATGCCGTTTCCTACAACCGTTTTGTCGAGTTGCAACCCAGGGTGATTGTACCTTTCATGCTCTTGCTCAAACTCTTTGGATTTGGTGAATGCACAGGCATTACATATGTGGATAGCACTCCCATTAAAGTATGTCATAACAAGCGTATACACTCGAATAAAGTATTCAGGGATCTGGCACAAAGAGGGAAAAGTACGATGGGCTGGTTTTTTGGATTCAAGCTTCATCTGGTCTGTAACGAAAAGGGTGAATTGCTGAATTTCTCTCTCACAAAAGGCAATGTCGACGATAGAAACCCTGACGTAATCAATGTTCTTACCAAAGATCTTTTCGGTAAACTATATGCAGACAAGGGTTACATCAGCACAAAGCTCTTCGAGATGCTGTTTGACCAGGGTGTTCATTTAGTGACCGGTATACGCTCAAATATGAAAAATTCCCTGATGTCATTCCGCGACAAGATTCTCTTACGCAAAAGATCTGTAATTGAGTCCATCAATGATGAACTGAAGAATATCTGCCAGATAGAACATTCAAGGCATCGTTCCACACATAATTTCATCATGAACATAATTGCTGCATTGGTGGCATATTGTTTCTTTCCCAAAAAGCCTTCAATCAAATTTGAAGTGGAAAAGTCAAGTCAATTAACCATTTGGGGATAA
- a CDS encoding riboflavin synthase: MFSGIVEEAATVVALNREKGNLHLTLQCSFTNELKVDQSISHNGVCLTVVSIEGDTYTVTAIRETLERSNLGLLEVGSKVNLERSMLMNGRLDGHIVQGHVDQTAVCRSVTEADGSWYFTFEYLFDREMAKKGYLTVDKGSVTVNGVSLTVVEPTENSFKVAIIPYTYEYTNFHQVKDGSVVNLEFDIIGKYISRIVALNG; encoded by the coding sequence ATGTTTTCAGGAATTGTAGAAGAAGCGGCCACGGTGGTCGCATTGAACCGGGAGAAAGGGAACCTGCACCTCACACTGCAATGCTCCTTCACCAATGAGCTGAAAGTAGACCAGAGCATCTCTCACAACGGAGTATGCCTTACGGTGGTCTCTATTGAGGGGGACACATACACCGTGACCGCCATCCGTGAGACGCTGGAGCGTTCCAACCTCGGATTGCTCGAGGTGGGCAGCAAGGTAAACCTGGAGCGCAGCATGCTGATGAACGGTCGTCTCGATGGGCACATCGTGCAGGGGCATGTGGATCAGACCGCTGTCTGTCGCTCGGTAACGGAGGCTGATGGCAGCTGGTACTTCACCTTTGAATATTTATTCGACAGGGAGATGGCGAAAAAAGGTTACCTGACCGTTGACAAGGGTTCCGTCACCGTGAACGGGGTGAGCCTTACGGTGGTGGAGCCTACTGAGAACAGCTTCAAGGTGGCCATCATCCCCTATACCTACGAGTATACCAACTTTCACCAGGTCAAAGATGGATCGGTGGTCAACCTGGAGTTCGACATCATCGGTAAGTATATCAGTCGCATCGTGGCATTGAACGGATAA
- a CDS encoding nitroreductase family protein, giving the protein MDFQEFVSTRQSDRSFDQERPVEKEKIERILEAARLAPSACNAQPWHMIVVEDPELKNKVADATSARALGMNHFTKQAPVHILLVEERVNLTSGIGGWVKQKDYAQMDLGILAAHITLAAHAEGLGSCILGWFNEPKMRELLSIPRNKRVWLDIVIGYSLQPLRPKKRKRLKEVVTFNGYRIINEETTTPNEAE; this is encoded by the coding sequence ATGGATTTTCAGGAATTTGTCTCCACCCGGCAGAGTGACCGCTCTTTTGATCAGGAACGGCCGGTGGAAAAAGAGAAAATTGAACGTATCCTCGAGGCCGCACGACTGGCACCCTCTGCCTGCAATGCACAGCCCTGGCACATGATTGTGGTGGAAGACCCTGAACTGAAGAATAAAGTGGCTGATGCCACCTCTGCCCGTGCGCTGGGAATGAACCACTTCACCAAACAGGCGCCGGTGCATATCCTGCTGGTGGAGGAGCGGGTGAACCTCACTTCAGGCATCGGCGGATGGGTGAAGCAGAAGGATTACGCCCAGATGGATCTGGGAATCCTGGCGGCCCACATCACCCTGGCAGCGCACGCAGAAGGATTGGGATCCTGTATCCTGGGATGGTTCAATGAACCGAAGATGCGCGAGTTGCTTTCCATCCCCCGCAACAAAAGGGTATGGCTCGATATCGTTATCGGCTACAGCCTGCAACCGTTGCGTCCCAAGAAACGAAAGCGACTCAAAGAGGTGGTTACATTCAACGGTTACAGGATCATTAACGAGGAGACAACCACTCCAAATGAGGCGGAATGA
- a CDS encoding HlyC/CorC family transporter, with product MTLSQSISWLIVSLIFALFFSGTEAAFLSCDKFKFAIRSKKAGYMNYLYNTLFGHPRQFLATLAVGKTMALVFLVAFSLILLQLQTAGAAIPLSQLLIFILSLLLIIPIIYQLLPRLLFQHSANFWMRLLVLPAFLFYVLFYPLTRFFIFFSKFILKLFGVPIVDPKTEEYEQQELNAFVKKSINELTNEEDLDSEVKIFRNALDFSGLKIKDCMVPRAEIVAVSVDTEVETLKEKFIETGLSRILVYKEDIDNILGYIHIWEIFSQPADWTGCVASISFVPESMSARQLMSDLMQQRKSIAVVVDEFGGTSGIVTMEDLVEEIFGDIEDEYDVKSNFIKKEGEDAYVLSGRMEIDQLNELYHLGLPESDDYSTVAGYLLHHTQRFPKTYETVIIGKYTFKILKVTARKIEVVRLQMS from the coding sequence ATGACACTATCTCAATCCATCAGCTGGTTGATCGTCAGTTTGATATTCGCCCTTTTTTTCTCGGGTACTGAGGCTGCATTCCTTTCCTGCGATAAGTTTAAATTCGCCATCCGAAGCAAGAAGGCGGGTTATATGAATTATCTGTATAACACTTTATTCGGTCATCCGAGACAATTTTTAGCCACTCTGGCCGTGGGTAAAACCATGGCACTTGTGTTTCTGGTTGCCTTTTCGCTGATATTGCTGCAGCTACAGACAGCCGGAGCTGCTATCCCCCTTTCTCAGCTGCTGATCTTTATCCTTTCACTACTGCTGATCATACCAATCATTTATCAGTTGCTGCCGCGGCTGTTGTTTCAACACAGTGCGAACTTCTGGATGAGGTTGCTTGTTTTGCCCGCTTTCCTCTTTTATGTACTTTTCTATCCGCTGACCCGCTTTTTCATTTTTTTTTCTAAATTCATACTGAAGCTGTTTGGTGTTCCTATTGTTGATCCAAAGACAGAAGAATATGAACAACAAGAGTTGAACGCTTTCGTGAAGAAGAGCATCAACGAGCTGACAAACGAAGAGGATTTGGATTCAGAGGTGAAGATCTTCCGGAATGCCCTCGACTTCTCCGGCCTGAAAATCAAGGATTGCATGGTCCCACGAGCTGAAATTGTAGCAGTGAGTGTTGACACAGAAGTGGAAACACTAAAAGAGAAATTTATTGAAACAGGTCTCTCACGGATACTGGTCTACAAAGAGGACATTGACAACATACTGGGGTACATTCATATCTGGGAGATCTTCAGCCAACCAGCCGATTGGACAGGTTGTGTGGCATCTATCTCGTTTGTGCCGGAGAGCATGTCGGCCAGACAGTTGATGAGTGATCTGATGCAGCAACGCAAGAGCATTGCCGTGGTGGTCGATGAATTTGGAGGCACCTCCGGTATCGTGACCATGGAGGACCTGGTTGAAGAAATTTTTGGTGATATTGAAGATGAGTATGATGTGAAGTCGAACTTCATCAAGAAGGAGGGAGAGGATGCTTATGTGCTCTCCGGACGCATGGAAATAGACCAGCTGAACGAATTGTACCACCTCGGACTTCCAGAGTCGGACGACTATTCAACCGTTGCCGGTTACCTGCTCCACCACACACAACGATTTCCCAAGACCTATGAGACGGTGATCATTGGTAAATATACCTTTAAGATACTGAAAGTTACAGCTCGCAAAATTGAAGTGGTGCGTTTGCAGATGAGTTAA
- a CDS encoding 4-hydroxy-tetrahydrodipicolinate synthase: protein MTKVNFRGLGVALITPFNDDGSIDWGALSNIIEYQVSNGTNYIVALGTTAETPTLSKQEKREVARFIVEKVNGRIPVVKGVGGNNTAEVAEEMRSCDISGISAFLSVTPYYNKPTQEGLYRHFYTLSQASPLPIILYNVPGRTGVNMCADTTLRLARDCKNIVATKEASGDLNQIKAIIDEAPEGFQVISGDDAVTTDVISMGGVGVISVFGNAFPDKMAWLVKHALNGDALNARKQMEDDFNNLFHLMFVDGNPSGVKSLLHQRGMVQNVVRLPLVPVSEHTERLIGEELKRLKV from the coding sequence ATGACAAAAGTCAATTTCAGGGGTTTGGGAGTGGCCCTGATCACTCCTTTCAACGATGATGGATCCATTGATTGGGGGGCACTCTCCAACATAATTGAATACCAGGTCTCAAACGGCACCAATTATATCGTGGCGCTGGGGACCACTGCCGAGACTCCCACTCTCTCTAAACAGGAGAAGAGAGAGGTAGCCCGTTTCATCGTGGAGAAGGTGAACGGCCGTATCCCGGTGGTGAAAGGGGTCGGGGGCAACAACACCGCGGAGGTGGCAGAAGAGATGCGGAGCTGTGACATCTCCGGCATCAGTGCATTCCTTTCCGTAACACCCTATTACAATAAACCGACTCAGGAGGGTCTCTACCGTCATTTTTACACTTTGTCGCAGGCATCCCCCCTGCCGATCATACTCTACAATGTGCCGGGACGTACGGGCGTTAACATGTGCGCCGATACAACACTGCGCCTGGCGCGTGATTGCAAGAATATTGTTGCCACCAAAGAGGCCTCGGGGGATCTGAATCAGATAAAAGCAATCATCGACGAGGCACCGGAAGGGTTTCAGGTGATCTCGGGTGATGATGCGGTCACAACCGACGTGATCTCAATGGGTGGTGTGGGTGTCATCTCTGTCTTTGGCAATGCCTTTCCCGATAAGATGGCATGGCTGGTAAAACATGCCCTCAACGGTGACGCCCTGAACGCCCGCAAACAGATGGAGGATGATTTCAACAACTTGTTTCACCTTATGTTCGTAGATGGGAACCCCAGCGGCGTGAAGAGCTTGCTTCATCAGCGGGGAATGGTCCAGAACGTGGTGCGATTGCCGCTGGTGCCGGTGAGCGAGCATACAGAACGACTGATCGGCGAGGAGCTGAAGCGGTTGAAAGTGTGA
- a CDS encoding SurA N-terminal domain-containing protein, whose protein sequence is MATLQKIRDKGTLLVIVIGVALLAFVLGDLLTSGTTLFGKAQDKAFVVNGEVISTKDYADKITEFEEFQKMVSGQSSLDENTSAQIREAVYQQMVRQRLLENQTDKLGLSVSKEEINDLVHGEFISPVLQQLPFFVDPQTGMFSRTALVDFLNTINMPSPNPEEQSIVNQYKSLWLFIEEMVRTQRLEEKYTSLLSSAVITNDAEAKSNFELTQQNADMAYVVQNYFTIPDTVVTVTEKEIKAYYDKHKDDYRLEAPLVKLSYFSKQILPSDEDYAEVEAESRVAFTELQNSQNPATVVADYSQVPYRDVFMSEQMLTPDQIEFVRSAAINELYGPEREGDSYQIVKLIDKKIAPDSVHFRMMSIPSGSMVGQDSIVTRFTDSLYNVIREGQSFADVANSLNPSSNGGDVGWAREIDLASFGSEMVETVFNSPVGELVKLSLPGQQVIIQIEERTRPVNKYKVAIIDMPVIASEKTSNNIDNELNQFVSTPEVGSKFNELASEKGYMVMPNITVSANEFTLAQIPGSRQVITWAAREKKPGSVKKFDLTNQRVIARVDQVIPAGTAPLSEVASGIRSQLLNEKKAEKMIADLKAQNLTTIDAYAEAMNSRTDTVRFVNFNTQNITGLGYEPVMNALSAFAPLNSVQGPIKGNMGVYVTQVTNRTQGTESYDADAEKNSMMNEKAYRLQMQSVEILKEKLGVEDNRFRFF, encoded by the coding sequence ATGGCTACTTTACAAAAGATTAGGGATAAAGGCACGTTGTTGGTCATCGTTATTGGGGTGGCATTGCTTGCTTTTGTTTTAGGAGACTTGCTCACTTCCGGTACCACTCTTTTCGGGAAGGCACAGGATAAAGCGTTTGTGGTAAACGGCGAAGTGATATCCACCAAGGACTATGCCGACAAGATTACTGAGTTTGAGGAGTTCCAGAAGATGGTGAGCGGTCAGAGTTCACTTGACGAGAACACCTCCGCACAGATTCGTGAAGCGGTTTACCAACAAATGGTGCGTCAGCGGCTGCTGGAGAATCAGACAGACAAACTGGGATTGAGTGTAAGCAAGGAGGAGATCAACGACTTGGTACATGGTGAGTTTATTTCACCCGTTCTGCAGCAACTTCCCTTTTTCGTCGATCCGCAAACAGGGATGTTTAGCCGTACCGCACTGGTCGATTTCCTCAACACCATCAACATGCCGAGTCCCAATCCGGAAGAGCAGTCGATCGTGAATCAATACAAATCTCTCTGGCTCTTTATTGAAGAGATGGTCAGGACACAGCGTCTGGAAGAGAAATATACCTCACTGCTTTCCAGCGCCGTGATCACCAACGATGCAGAAGCGAAAAGCAATTTTGAGCTGACACAACAGAATGCCGATATGGCATATGTGGTCCAGAACTATTTCACCATTCCCGATACGGTTGTGACGGTAACAGAAAAGGAGATAAAGGCCTATTATGACAAGCACAAAGATGATTATCGTCTGGAAGCTCCTCTTGTGAAACTTTCTTACTTCTCGAAGCAGATTTTACCCAGTGATGAGGATTATGCAGAGGTAGAGGCTGAGTCGCGTGTGGCATTCACCGAGTTACAGAACAGCCAGAATCCGGCTACCGTGGTTGCCGACTATTCTCAGGTACCTTATCGTGATGTATTCATGAGTGAGCAAATGTTGACACCCGATCAGATTGAGTTCGTACGTTCGGCAGCCATCAACGAGCTGTATGGTCCCGAGCGTGAAGGCGACTCATACCAGATTGTGAAGCTGATTGACAAAAAGATCGCCCCTGATTCGGTACATTTCAGGATGATGTCAATTCCCAGCGGTTCCATGGTTGGTCAGGACTCAATTGTAACCCGTTTTACGGATAGTCTTTACAATGTGATACGTGAAGGGCAGTCGTTTGCCGATGTAGCCAACAGTCTCAATCCCAGTTCTAACGGTGGTGATGTGGGATGGGCCAGGGAGATCGATCTGGCATCGTTTGGTTCCGAGATGGTGGAAACAGTATTCAACAGCCCAGTAGGTGAGTTGGTGAAGTTGTCGCTGCCGGGTCAACAGGTTATTATTCAGATAGAGGAGAGAACCCGTCCGGTGAACAAGTACAAGGTAGCTATCATCGACATGCCGGTGATTGCCAGTGAGAAGACTTCCAATAACATTGACAATGAACTGAATCAGTTTGTTTCCACACCCGAGGTGGGAAGCAAATTCAACGAACTGGCCTCCGAAAAGGGATACATGGTGATGCCCAATATCACAGTTTCGGCGAATGAATTCACATTGGCGCAGATACCCGGTTCACGACAGGTGATCACCTGGGCTGCCAGAGAGAAGAAGCCCGGTAGCGTGAAGAAGTTCGACTTGACCAATCAGCGCGTGATAGCTCGCGTGGATCAGGTGATCCCTGCAGGGACAGCACCTCTCTCAGAGGTTGCATCAGGCATCAGATCGCAATTGCTGAATGAGAAGAAGGCAGAGAAGATGATTGCTGACTTGAAAGCTCAAAATCTCACCACAATTGATGCTTATGCCGAAGCGATGAACAGTCGTACCGACACAGTTCGGTTTGTCAACTTCAATACACAGAACATCACAGGGCTGGGATATGAACCTGTGATGAATGCCCTCTCTGCCTTTGCACCGCTCAACAGCGTGCAGGGTCCTATCAAGGGGAACATGGGTGTCTATGTGACACAAGTAACCAATCGCACTCAGGGTACTGAGAGCTACGATGCCGATGCAGAAAAGAACAGCATGATGAACGAGAAGGCTTATCGTCTGCAAATGCAGTCGGTGGAGATACTGAAAGAGAAATTGGGTGTTGAAGACAACCGGTTCCGTTTCTTTTGA
- the lptC gene encoding LPS export ABC transporter periplasmic protein LptC produces MKKQHNIFIWRITTIVAMVVMSLFFVSCKEKDENLVPFSYDPEQVPTMVTDSVTTLISDSGITRYKLVADEWRVFDKATEPYWFFPQGIYLERFTPDFSIEATVMADTAWYFSKKDLWQLKKNVHVENMRGEVFDSEELFWDQKNEKVYSESYIVIKRGVTEIKGYGFESNQSMTDYRIFRPHDGKLPFTENPVEDSLQQNADTTLALQKKQQPEQVIKEQQP; encoded by the coding sequence TTGAAGAAACAACACAATATATTTATATGGCGCATAACAACCATTGTAGCAATGGTTGTTATGTCGCTTTTTTTTGTTTCCTGCAAAGAGAAAGACGAGAATCTAGTGCCCTTCAGCTACGATCCTGAACAGGTGCCTACCATGGTCACCGATTCAGTTACCACGTTGATTTCCGATTCGGGAATAACACGTTATAAGTTGGTTGCTGATGAGTGGCGTGTGTTTGACAAGGCCACCGAACCTTACTGGTTTTTCCCACAAGGGATATATCTTGAGCGGTTTACACCAGACTTTAGTATCGAGGCAACAGTTATGGCTGACACTGCCTGGTATTTCAGCAAGAAGGATCTCTGGCAGTTGAAGAAAAATGTGCATGTGGAAAACATGAGGGGTGAGGTCTTCGACAGTGAGGAGCTGTTCTGGGATCAGAAGAACGAAAAGGTTTACTCCGAAAGTTATATTGTGATTAAACGAGGTGTGACTGAGATTAAGGGATATGGCTTTGAGTCAAATCAGTCTATGACAGACTACCGCATATTTCGCCCACATGATGGGAAGCTCCCCTTTACCGAGAATCCGGTAGAAGACTCATTGCAACAGAATGCCGATACAACATTGGCTCTTCAAAAGAAACAGCAGCCGGAGCAGGTCATCAAAGAACAGCAACCATGA
- a CDS encoding M13 family metallopeptidase, whose protein sequence is MKPIFYLLTIVSAMTMISCTQQKSAQQPEGLDLSFMDTTASPGESFYQYATGGWQQANPIPDEYARYGSFDKLREENQQQIQSLIEALGSEEHPAGSNAQKVGDLYRMGTDSIRLNEQGAEPILPQLAAIAAAKDKEDVIRLTAQVARFAGNPFFGFAVGPDDKNSSMNIVHLYQSGIGMGDRDYYLLEDDHSKSLREAYVSLMETQFRNAGYDEAKAVQAAANVMRIETALAKAHITREMRRIPELNYHKMKVEELPAAVAPFQWDLYFTEVGAPGLDSLNVSHPEPVKAAITIIEQEPLESLQDYLSWKVINSAAGYLSDAFVEANFEFYGKTLSGSKELRPRWRRTIDAVNGALGEAVGQLYVEQYFPPQAKERMLTLVDNLSIALGERISQLEWMSDETKAKAHEKLATFTVKIGYPDKWKDYTTLEVGDGSYWQNMVRASEFEYAEMISELGQPVDKSKWFMSPQTVNAYYNPSSNEICFPAGILQPPFFYMDGDDAINYGGIGVVIGHEMTHGFDDQGRKFDKEGNLAEWWSADDAARFDERARVLVDHFDAITVLDTVRANGTFTLGENIADQGGLQVSYHAFMKTAQAAAGEAIDGYTPAQRFFLSYAALWAGNVRDAEILRLTKIDPHSLGRWRVDGAVPHVDAWYDAFNVTSSDPLWLPEEKRASIW, encoded by the coding sequence ATGAAACCGATATTTTACCTACTCACAATCGTTTCTGCAATGACAATGATCAGCTGTACACAGCAAAAAAGCGCGCAACAACCGGAGGGGCTGGATCTATCATTTATGGATACCACAGCATCTCCCGGAGAAAGTTTCTATCAATATGCCACGGGCGGATGGCAGCAAGCCAACCCCATTCCCGATGAGTATGCCCGCTATGGCTCGTTCGACAAGCTGCGTGAGGAGAACCAGCAACAGATCCAGTCGCTGATAGAAGCCCTTGGCAGCGAGGAACATCCCGCAGGGTCGAACGCTCAAAAAGTGGGGGATCTTTATCGAATGGGAACAGACAGTATCCGGCTTAATGAGCAGGGTGCTGAACCCATCCTCCCACAACTGGCGGCTATTGCTGCCGCAAAGGATAAAGAGGATGTGATACGCCTTACCGCCCAGGTGGCCCGCTTTGCCGGTAACCCTTTCTTTGGTTTTGCCGTGGGACCGGACGACAAGAACAGCTCGATGAACATCGTCCACCTCTATCAGTCGGGCATTGGTATGGGTGATCGCGACTACTACCTGCTGGAGGATGATCATTCAAAATCGCTGCGGGAAGCATACGTCAGCCTGATGGAAACACAGTTTCGCAATGCCGGTTATGATGAGGCCAAAGCCGTACAGGCCGCCGCAAACGTGATGCGGATAGAGACAGCACTTGCAAAGGCACACATCACCCGTGAGATGCGCCGTATCCCTGAGCTTAACTACCACAAGATGAAGGTTGAAGAGTTGCCGGCTGCGGTCGCTCCCTTTCAATGGGATCTCTACTTCACCGAGGTGGGTGCTCCCGGTTTGGATAGTCTCAACGTATCACATCCCGAACCGGTGAAGGCAGCCATCACGATTATTGAACAGGAGCCGCTGGAGTCACTGCAGGACTACCTCAGCTGGAAGGTGATCAACTCAGCTGCCGGTTATCTCAGCGATGCCTTCGTGGAGGCCAACTTTGAGTTCTATGGCAAGACGCTCAGCGGCAGCAAGGAGCTGCGTCCCCGCTGGCGCAGGACCATCGATGCGGTGAACGGAGCCCTCGGTGAAGCGGTGGGACAACTTTACGTGGAGCAATACTTCCCGCCGCAGGCAAAAGAGAGGATGCTCACCCTGGTGGACAATCTCTCAATTGCTTTGGGTGAACGCATCAGCCAGCTGGAGTGGATGAGCGACGAGACAAAAGCCAAGGCCCATGAGAAGCTGGCTACCTTCACGGTGAAGATTGGTTATCCCGACAAGTGGAAAGACTATACTACATTGGAAGTAGGCGACGGCTCCTACTGGCAGAACATGGTCCGTGCCTCCGAATTTGAATACGCTGAGATGATCAGTGAGCTGGGGCAGCCGGTAGACAAGAGCAAGTGGTTCATGTCGCCCCAGACGGTGAACGCCTACTACAACCCCTCCTCCAACGAGATCTGCTTCCCCGCAGGCATCCTGCAACCTCCCTTCTTCTACATGGATGGCGATGATGCAATTAACTACGGCGGTATCGGCGTGGTGATCGGTCACGAGATGACCCACGGCTTTGATGACCAGGGACGCAAGTTCGACAAGGAAGGCAACCTTGCAGAGTGGTGGTCAGCCGATGATGCCGCCCGTTTTGATGAGCGTGCCAGAGTGTTGGTAGATCACTTCGATGCGATCACGGTGTTGGACACCGTACGTGCCAACGGCACCTTCACGCTGGGCGAAAACATTGCCGACCAGGGTGGATTGCAAGTTTCCTATCATGCATTCATGAAGACAGCTCAGGCTGCCGCAGGCGAGGCCATCGACGGTTACACACCGGCTCAGCGTTTCTTCCTGAGCTATGCAGCTCTCTGGGCGGGCAACGTGCGTGATGCCGAGATTCTGCGCCTGACGAAGATCGATCCCCATTCACTGGGCAGGTGGCGTGTAGACGGAGCAGTGCCGCATGTGGATGCATGGTACGACGCATTCAACGTCACCTCGTCCGACCCGCTATGGCTGCCGGAAGAGAAGCGTGCATCCATCTGGTAA